A DNA window from Leptotrichia sp. oral taxon 215 str. W9775 contains the following coding sequences:
- the xerA gene encoding site-specific tyrosine recombinase/integron integrase has protein sequence MNRDEEKITLKNVKIKETGIDRENNLYIKEFLSYLAFEKGNSSNTIAGYERDLRIFSEYVNKNLTEVTEEDIYEYIREINDKLKKNSVLRKVATIRNFYKFCYLNKIVKEDPTGMIKSMKREKRLPEVLSLEEVKKIIDNCKHTPGGMRDRLIIKFLIATGARISEILNLKISDVENQNYEFIKVLGKGSKYRVIPIYDSLEKEIKEFINDYRPELKGASETFNLFPGTRRENFWKRLKVIAKNAGIEKNIYPHIFRHSLATVLLSNGADIRIVQEILGHSNISTTEIYTHVEKSKLKNIYNNIKLGDE, from the coding sequence ATGAATAGGGATGAAGAGAAAATAACTTTAAAAAATGTAAAAATAAAAGAAACGGGAATTGATAGGGAAAATAACCTGTATATTAAGGAATTCCTTTCTTATCTTGCTTTTGAAAAGGGAAATTCCAGTAATACCATTGCAGGATATGAAAGAGATTTGAGAATATTTTCCGAATATGTAAATAAAAATCTGACAGAAGTTACAGAAGAGGATATTTACGAATACATCAGGGAAATAAACGATAAATTGAAGAAAAATTCTGTATTGAGGAAAGTTGCAACAATTAGAAATTTTTATAAATTCTGTTATCTTAATAAAATTGTTAAGGAAGATCCCACAGGTATGATAAAATCCATGAAAAGGGAAAAACGTCTACCGGAGGTTCTTTCGCTTGAAGAAGTTAAGAAAATAATAGATAACTGTAAGCATACACCTGGTGGAATGAGGGACAGGCTTATTATTAAATTTTTAATAGCAACAGGAGCAAGAATTTCTGAAATTTTAAACTTAAAAATCAGTGATGTGGAAAACCAGAACTATGAATTTATAAAAGTTCTTGGGAAAGGTTCGAAATACCGGGTTATACCAATTTATGACAGTCTGGAAAAGGAAATAAAGGAGTTTATAAATGATTACAGGCCTGAACTGAAAGGGGCATCTGAAACATTTAATTTATTTCCTGGAACAAGACGTGAGAATTTTTGGAAAAGATTGAAGGTTATTGCAAAAAATGCAGGAATTGAAAAAAATATTTATCCACATATATTCAGGCATTCGTTAGCAACGGTACTTTTAAGTAACGGGGCAGATATAAGAATAGTGCAGGAAATACTTGGTCATTCTAATATAAGTACTACAGAAATATATACTCATGTGGAAAAATCAAAGCTGAAAAATATTTATAATAATATAAAATTGGGAGATGAATAA
- a CDS encoding DUF1694 domain-containing protein, whose protein sequence is MDNKDNKKVNVDVMKNIEKIKDRALATTIERNSFLGEYKERVLAALTFDEIEEKGTYNEIEKALEDKEAKKMIVSREADFKCIKKYLDMAKSKHVSCKMIDNLLNTGEVCLVVASDDALSHPVENPIVESKLEKIREKNLPDIYYKAMGNKICKFHSDIIEKEIPEYINYYGKIEFMDSLFGTKCPICQKLGGKKRG, encoded by the coding sequence ATGGATAATAAAGATAATAAAAAAGTAAATGTAGATGTAATGAAAAACATAGAAAAAATAAAAGATAGGGCGTTGGCAACTACAATTGAAAGAAACAGTTTTTTAGGGGAATATAAAGAAAGAGTACTTGCGGCACTTACCTTTGATGAAATAGAAGAAAAAGGAACATATAACGAGATAGAAAAAGCACTTGAAGATAAAGAGGCAAAAAAAATGATAGTATCTAGGGAAGCAGATTTTAAGTGTATAAAAAAATATCTTGATATGGCAAAAAGTAAACATGTATCATGTAAAATGATAGATAATCTTTTAAATACAGGTGAAGTATGTCTAGTAGTGGCTTCAGATGATGCATTGAGCCACCCGGTAGAAAATCCGATTGTAGAATCAAAACTTGAAAAAATAAGGGAGAAAAATTTACCGGATATATATTATAAGGCAATGGGAAATAAAATATGCAAATTCCATTCAGATATAATAGAGAAGGAAATACCCGAATATATAAATTATTATGGAAAAATAGAATTTATGGACAGTCTCTTCGGAACAAAATGTCCTATATGTCAAAAATTAGGAGGAAAAAAACGTGGTTGA
- the murA gene encoding UDP-N-acetylglucosamine 1-carboxyvinyltransferase gives MVDGFKIKGKTPLNGVIRVSGAKNAALPIIIATLVSKGEYTLKNVPNLRDIRILMKLLEDLGMETQKLDDSTYKIVNNGFKRNEASYEIVKQMRASFLVMGPMIANLEESVVSLPGGCAIGSRPVDLHIKGFEALGAEITRVHGYIHAKSDKLKGAEIPLGFPSVGATQNLMMAAVKIPGKTVISNAAREPEIVDLGNFLNKMGAKITGLGTPNIEIEGVEELHGVEYSIMPDRIEAGTYVIASLITEGDLKIENANLDDLGVFKSELESMGVKFEQEGNILSVIGNLKELKPSKIRTMPHPGFPTDMQPQMMLLQTLVNGSSSMEETVFENRFMHVPEFNRMGADIIIRHGVAMINGGLPLTGAEVMSSDLRAGAALVLAGLAADGETTLNRVYHIDRGYDKLEEKLNGVGADIRRVKLDI, from the coding sequence GTGGTTGATGGATTTAAAATTAAAGGAAAAACACCTTTGAATGGAGTAATAAGAGTAAGTGGAGCTAAAAATGCGGCTCTTCCAATAATAATAGCAACATTAGTTTCAAAAGGGGAATATACATTAAAAAATGTGCCCAACCTTAGAGATATAAGAATATTAATGAAACTTCTTGAAGATTTAGGAATGGAAACTCAGAAACTGGATGACTCTACGTATAAAATAGTAAATAATGGATTTAAAAGAAATGAAGCAAGTTATGAAATAGTTAAACAAATGAGGGCTTCTTTTCTTGTAATGGGTCCTATGATTGCAAATCTTGAAGAATCAGTTGTTTCACTTCCTGGAGGATGTGCAATAGGTTCAAGACCGGTAGATTTACATATAAAGGGATTTGAAGCTTTAGGAGCTGAAATAACAAGAGTTCACGGATATATCCATGCAAAATCTGATAAACTTAAAGGTGCTGAGATACCTTTAGGATTCCCAAGTGTAGGAGCTACACAGAACCTAATGATGGCGGCAGTTAAAATTCCTGGAAAAACTGTTATTTCAAATGCGGCAAGAGAACCTGAAATTGTAGATTTAGGAAATTTCCTGAATAAAATGGGTGCAAAAATAACAGGACTTGGAACACCTAATATTGAAATAGAAGGTGTTGAAGAATTACATGGAGTAGAGTATTCAATAATGCCTGATAGAATTGAAGCGGGAACTTATGTAATAGCTTCGTTGATTACTGAAGGGGATTTAAAAATAGAAAATGCAAATTTAGATGATTTAGGAGTATTCAAATCAGAGCTGGAATCAATGGGAGTAAAATTTGAACAGGAAGGAAATATTCTATCAGTAATAGGAAACCTTAAAGAATTGAAACCTTCAAAAATAAGAACAATGCCTCATCCAGGTTTCCCAACAGATATGCAGCCTCAGATGATGCTTCTTCAGACACTTGTAAATGGTTCAAGTTCAATGGAGGAAACTGTATTTGAAAATAGATTTATGCATGTACCTGAATTTAACAGAATGGGAGCAGACATAATAATAAGACATGGAGTTGCCATGATAAATGGTGGATTACCGTTAACAGGTGCAGAAGTTATGTCTTCAGACTTGAGGGCAGGAGCAGCACTGGTATTGGCAGGACTTGCAGCTGATGGAGAAACAACTCTTAATAGAGTATATCACATAGACCGTGGATACGATAAGCTTGAAGAAAAACTTAATGGTGTAGGTGCTGACATAAGAAGAGTTAAGTTGGATATTTAG
- a CDS encoding gamma-glutamylcyclotransferase: MTKLFVYGSLRKGCFNHHYLEGIAEYKGLFYVKGNNFTLTNQKYPALILSDQNLEGKPEDFTIGELYELSDKSSDLDKVFKDMDEMEGYYGENVEKNHYDRLLLDIYDSDYKKADKAYVYVYNLNNPELKDTLGEKIKDNDFLNFYTPQK; the protein is encoded by the coding sequence ATGACAAAATTGTTTGTATACGGTTCTTTAAGAAAGGGATGTTTTAATCATCATTATCTTGAAGGAATTGCTGAATATAAGGGATTATTTTATGTAAAAGGAAATAATTTTACTCTTACAAATCAAAAATATCCTGCCTTAATTTTATCTGATCAGAATTTAGAAGGAAAACCTGAAGATTTTACAATAGGAGAGCTATATGAACTTTCTGACAAGTCTTCAGATTTAGATAAAGTATTTAAGGATATGGATGAAATGGAAGGATATTATGGAGAAAATGTTGAAAAAAATCATTATGACAGACTTCTTCTTGATATATATGACAGTGATTATAAAAAAGCTGACAAAGCTTATGTCTATGTATATAATCTTAATAATCCTGAACTTAAAGATACTTTAGGTGAAAAAATTAAAGATAATGATTTTCTTAATTTTTATACTCCTCAAAAATAA
- the pcp gene encoding pyroglutamyl-peptidase I, translated as MKILVTGFDPFGGEPINPAIESVKRLPDNIAGAEIIKLEIPTVRKKSLEKIEEAINEHNPDVILSIGQAGGRFDISIERVGINLDDFRIPDNEGNQTIDEPIFPDGENAYLVKLPVKAMVQNVQKNNIPASVSYTAGTFVCNHVLYGVLYLIEKKYKGKKSGFIHIPFLPEQVVDKRNTPSMELSTIVKGLTAAIEAIVKNDEDIKEVGGTVC; from the coding sequence ATGAAAATACTTGTTACAGGTTTTGATCCTTTTGGAGGGGAACCTATAAATCCTGCTATTGAATCAGTAAAAAGACTTCCTGATAATATTGCAGGGGCAGAAATTATCAAACTGGAAATACCTACAGTTAGAAAAAAATCTCTGGAAAAAATAGAAGAAGCTATAAATGAACATAATCCTGATGTTATTCTTTCAATTGGTCAGGCAGGAGGAAGATTTGATATTTCAATCGAACGTGTCGGAATCAATCTTGATGACTTCCGTATTCCTGACAATGAAGGAAATCAGACTATAGATGAACCTATTTTTCCTGATGGAGAAAATGCTTATTTAGTTAAACTGCCTGTAAAGGCTATGGTTCAAAATGTACAGAAAAACAATATTCCTGCTTCTGTTTCCTACACTGCCGGAACTTTTGTATGTAACCATGTTTTATATGGTGTTCTGTATCTTATTGAAAAAAAATATAAAGGTAAAAAATCAGGATTTATTCACATTCCATTCTTACCTGAACAGGTTGTGGATAAAAGAAACACACCTTCAATGGAATTAAGCACAATAGTGAAAGGACTTACTGCCGCTATTGAAGCAATTGTTAAAAATGATGAAGATATTAAGGAAGTTGGAGGAACAGTATGTTAG
- a CDS encoding DUF979 domain-containing protein encodes MDLKAFFTNLTEIIYILCGLVSISVAIRGLKNEKAKIGTFLFWFILGVIFILGKTIPYAVTGGLLVVLGLITVTNQLQVGTFKEVAHEFKVAQSEKFKNKIFIPAALIGISAFLILQFKIGKVTIPSAVGIGGGALIALLVASLIIKPKFSETSEDTSRLLMQIGATALLPQLLAALGAVFTKAGVGKVIAQSISSVVPSGNIVVGIIIYAIGMALFTMIMGNAFAAFSVITVGIGVPFILKHGGNPAAIGALGMTAGYCGTLMTPMAANFNIVPASILEIKDKNRIIKTQLPMGLTMLVIHIILMILLFKA; translated from the coding sequence ATGGACTTAAAAGCTTTTTTTACAAATTTAACAGAAATTATTTATATCCTTTGTGGACTTGTCAGCATTAGCGTGGCAATAAGGGGACTAAAAAATGAAAAAGCAAAAATCGGAACATTTTTATTCTGGTTTATTTTAGGGGTTATATTTATTCTTGGAAAAACTATCCCATATGCGGTTACAGGTGGACTACTTGTAGTTTTAGGATTAATTACCGTAACAAATCAGTTACAGGTAGGTACATTTAAGGAAGTTGCACACGAATTTAAAGTAGCTCAAAGTGAAAAATTTAAAAATAAAATATTTATTCCTGCTGCATTAATTGGAATTTCAGCTTTCCTTATATTACAATTTAAAATTGGAAAAGTTACTATTCCATCAGCAGTTGGTATAGGTGGAGGAGCATTAATAGCACTTCTTGTGGCTTCACTTATTATAAAACCTAAGTTCAGCGAAACATCTGAAGATACTTCAAGATTATTAATGCAAATTGGAGCAACTGCTCTTTTACCTCAGCTTCTTGCGGCTCTAGGGGCTGTCTTTACAAAAGCCGGAGTTGGAAAGGTAATCGCTCAAAGCATTTCATCAGTAGTGCCTTCAGGTAACATTGTTGTAGGAATTATTATTTATGCAATTGGTATGGCATTATTTACTATGATTATGGGAAATGCATTTGCGGCATTCTCAGTAATAACTGTTGGTATTGGAGTTCCGTTCATATTAAAACATGGAGGAAATCCTGCCGCTATCGGTGCATTAGGAATGACTGCAGGTTACTGTGGAACTCTTATGACTCCTATGGCTGCAAACTTCAATATTGTTCCTGCTTCCATCCTTGAAATTAAGGATAAAAACAGAATTATTAAAACCCAGTTACCTATGGGACTTACAATGCTGGTTATACACATTATACTTATGATACTGTTATTTAAAGCATAA
- a CDS encoding DUF969 domain-containing protein gives MNFMILIGIVIIVVGFSLKLDVLAVVLTAGIATGLAAKMDILSILEIIGKAFVDNRLMSIFLISLPVIAVLERYGLRERSATLIGNLKNATAGKILGLYMIIRSVASALSIRIGGHIQFIRPLIFPMAEAAAKSHKQNELTEKETEDLKSLSAAIENYGNFFAQNIFIGASGLLLIQGTLQESGYNVSLKDLSLFSIPMGIVAIILTIAQAYIYDKKIMSNKGGNK, from the coding sequence ATGAATTTTATGATACTAATCGGTATCGTCATTATCGTTGTTGGTTTCTCTCTGAAACTGGACGTTCTTGCTGTTGTTCTTACCGCCGGGATTGCTACAGGACTTGCAGCAAAAATGGATATTTTAAGTATCCTTGAAATTATTGGTAAAGCTTTTGTGGACAACAGACTTATGTCTATTTTCCTAATCAGCCTTCCAGTTATTGCAGTGCTTGAAAGATACGGGTTAAGGGAAAGAAGTGCAACATTAATCGGGAATCTTAAAAATGCCACTGCAGGTAAAATTTTAGGACTTTACATGATTATCCGTTCTGTTGCCAGTGCCTTGTCAATCAGAATAGGTGGACACATACAGTTTATCAGACCTCTTATTTTCCCAATGGCTGAAGCTGCTGCAAAATCTCACAAGCAGAATGAGTTAACTGAAAAAGAAACTGAAGATCTGAAAAGTCTAAGTGCCGCTATTGAAAACTACGGTAACTTCTTTGCTCAGAATATTTTTATAGGAGCATCTGGACTGCTTCTAATTCAGGGAACTCTACAGGAAAGTGGATATAATGTTTCGCTTAAGGATCTTTCGTTATTTTCAATTCCAATGGGAATTGTTGCCATAATACTTACTATTGCTCAGGCATATATCTACGACAAAAAAATCATGTCAAATAAAGGAGGTAATAAATAA
- a CDS encoding metallophosphoesterase: MKIEKINENDYERIFLTSDIHGHYLMFKDLLDKIKLTKKDLLIILGDSCDRGFKTYELYKKYYDLEKEGYNIKHLRGNHEDMLIKAMESGDNEHWYRNGGEKTQKSFYNNSESKDTLTFEEWLEHEGIKSVKWFVEWLDRIPIMISGKKNLFVHAAFDTTKSEDEQEHRFLIWDRNDFWTNNKTGKAIYFGHTPSKDGKIRHYVNDVHCIDTGSYKNGIIACVELKTAKEIYIKDKENKKAKGKENSED; encoded by the coding sequence TTGAAGATAGAAAAGATAAATGAAAATGACTATGAGAGAATATTTCTAACAAGTGATATACATGGTCATTATTTAATGTTTAAGGATCTGCTGGATAAAATAAAGCTTACAAAGAAGGATTTGCTTATTATATTGGGGGATTCGTGTGACAGGGGATTCAAGACATATGAACTGTATAAAAAATACTATGATTTAGAAAAAGAAGGGTATAATATAAAGCATCTGAGGGGAAATCATGAGGATATGCTTATAAAGGCAATGGAATCAGGAGATAATGAACACTGGTACCGTAATGGTGGGGAGAAAACTCAGAAATCCTTTTACAATAATTCAGAAAGTAAAGATACATTAACTTTTGAAGAATGGCTGGAACATGAAGGGATAAAAAGTGTAAAATGGTTTGTAGAATGGCTTGACAGAATTCCCATAATGATTTCAGGCAAGAAAAACTTATTTGTCCATGCGGCATTTGACACTACTAAAAGTGAAGATGAGCAGGAACATAGATTTCTTATATGGGACAGAAATGACTTCTGGACGAATAACAAGACAGGAAAGGCGATATATTTCGGTCATACTCCCAGCAAGGACGGTAAGATAAGACATTATGTAAATGATGTACACTGTATTGATACAGGATCATATAAAAATGGAATTATAGCCTGTGTGGAACTTAAAACAGCAAAAGAAATATATATTAAGGATAAGGAAAATAAAAAAGCTAAAGGAAAGGAAAATTCTGAAGACTAA
- a CDS encoding RNA methyltransferase yields MRDNIYVGLVHYPVYNRNSDVVATSVTNFDIHDISRTCRTYDIKKYFIITPVDAQQELTNRIINYWTEGDGIEFNKNRKEAFENTDLSDSVESAVAAIAEIEGKTPKVITTSAKIFPNTVSYDALGKEMVEDETPYLILFGTGWGLTNDIMDMSYKILEPVRGKTKYNHLSVRSAVSIILDRLLGEN; encoded by the coding sequence ATGAGAGATAACATTTACGTTGGACTTGTACACTATCCTGTTTATAACAGAAATAGTGATGTTGTGGCGACATCTGTCACAAACTTTGATATTCATGATATATCAAGAACATGCAGAACATATGATATAAAAAAATATTTTATAATAACTCCTGTGGATGCCCAGCAGGAACTTACAAACAGAATAATTAACTATTGGACTGAAGGGGACGGGATAGAATTTAATAAAAACAGGAAGGAAGCCTTTGAAAATACAGATTTATCAGATTCAGTGGAATCAGCAGTAGCTGCAATAGCTGAAATTGAAGGAAAAACTCCTAAAGTAATAACAACGTCAGCTAAAATATTTCCAAATACAGTGTCATATGATGCTCTTGGAAAAGAAATGGTAGAGGATGAAACTCCTTATCTTATACTGTTTGGTACAGGTTGGGGACTGACAAATGACATAATGGATATGTCGTATAAAATTCTGGAACCGGTGAGAGGAAAAACAAAATATAACCACCTATCTGTAAGAAGTGCTGTGTCAATAATACTTGATAGACTTTTAGGAGAAAATTAG
- a CDS encoding PTS-dependent dihydroxyacetone kinase phosphotransferase subunit DhaM → MEIKGNGLVGLVVVSHSNKLAEEVINFAKLLQQEDFKIENGGNINQKVYGATVDTIKDAIRRADEGQGVLVFVDMGSSIFNAAKAVEDIKEEVKVEIADAPLVEGIISAVAANFDEMSLSELKEIAEGSRNFKKIKK, encoded by the coding sequence ATGGAAATTAAAGGAAATGGATTAGTAGGGCTTGTTGTAGTGAGTCATAGCAATAAATTGGCAGAGGAAGTTATCAATTTTGCAAAATTGCTGCAGCAGGAGGATTTTAAAATTGAAAATGGAGGAAATATAAATCAGAAAGTCTATGGAGCAACTGTGGACACAATAAAAGATGCTATAAGAAGAGCAGATGAAGGTCAAGGAGTTTTAGTATTTGTAGATATGGGAAGCTCTATATTTAATGCGGCAAAGGCAGTAGAAGATATTAAAGAGGAAGTTAAAGTTGAAATTGCAGATGCACCTTTAGTTGAAGGAATTATATCTGCTGTTGCCGCCAACTTTGATGAAATGTCTCTTTCTGAGCTAAAAGAAATAGCTGAAGGAAGCAGAAATTTCAAAAAAATAAAAAAATAG
- the rimM gene encoding ribosome maturation factor RimM (Essential for efficient processing of 16S rRNA) — protein sequence MENLINIGTIIGTHHLLGSVKMNSIFAETELIIGERVLLEKEDKRKLLTIKNIKRLNDKKLIVDFEEIGNIDQAKELNGFQMKIRRDLLPEKNEDEFYIKDLLGVEVFSDNEKIGEITDVMETAAHDILIIEDIVSKKEIMVPLVDEFVKKIDFKNNRIEVELIEGMRE from the coding sequence ATGGAAAATTTAATAAATATAGGAACAATTATAGGAACTCACCACTTACTTGGAAGTGTAAAAATGAATTCAATTTTTGCAGAAACTGAGTTAATTATAGGTGAAAGAGTTCTGCTTGAAAAAGAAGATAAAAGGAAACTTCTTACAATAAAAAATATTAAAAGGCTGAATGACAAGAAACTGATTGTAGACTTTGAAGAAATTGGGAATATTGATCAGGCAAAGGAATTGAACGGATTTCAAATGAAAATAAGAAGAGATTTGCTGCCTGAAAAAAATGAGGACGAGTTTTACATAAAGGATCTTCTTGGAGTTGAAGTTTTTTCTGATAATGAAAAAATAGGTGAAATTACTGATGTAATGGAAACTGCAGCCCATGATATACTTATAATCGAAGATATTGTGAGCAAAAAGGAAATAATGGTGCCTTTAGTAGATGAATTTGTGAAAAAGATTGATTTTAAAAATAACAGGATAGAAGTAGAATTAATAGAAGGAATGAGAGAATAA
- the trmD gene encoding tRNA (guanosine(37)-N1)-methyltransferase TrmD: protein MKFTVLTLFPELFELYLSQTIIQRAVDAEITDYNIVNIRDYSGNKHSQMDDIPFGGGAGMVLKPEAYWNFFKEKYSDGEKPYTVFVSPQGKRLDHQKVTELAEKKEIVLISGRYEGLDQRVIDKFVDEEISIGDYVLSSGDLPSLVLMDSVTRIKEGVIKKESFETDSFYNGLLGFPQYTRPSEIEGYEVPEVLRSGNHAKIDEYRLLKSIEKTTENRPDLMEKKLSEDEEFKKMYIKLMKKKNK from the coding sequence ATGAAATTTACTGTTTTAACTTTATTTCCAGAACTGTTTGAGCTATATTTGTCACAGACAATTATCCAGAGGGCAGTTGATGCGGAAATAACAGATTACAATATTGTAAATATAAGAGATTATAGCGGAAATAAGCATAGCCAGATGGATGACATTCCGTTTGGTGGAGGAGCAGGAATGGTTTTAAAACCTGAAGCCTACTGGAATTTTTTTAAGGAAAAATACAGTGACGGGGAAAAGCCATATACAGTATTTGTTTCTCCACAGGGAAAAAGGCTTGATCACCAGAAGGTAACAGAACTTGCTGAAAAAAAAGAAATAGTACTGATTTCGGGAAGATATGAAGGTCTTGATCAGCGGGTTATTGACAAGTTTGTCGATGAAGAAATATCAATAGGAGATTATGTTCTCAGCAGTGGTGATTTGCCTTCCCTTGTACTTATGGATTCGGTAACAAGGATAAAAGAAGGAGTTATAAAAAAGGAGTCCTTTGAAACAGACTCATTCTATAATGGACTTTTAGGATTTCCTCAGTATACGCGTCCGTCTGAAATTGAGGGATATGAAGTTCCTGAGGTATTAAGAAGTGGGAACCACGCAAAAATAGATGAGTATAGACTATTGAAATCCATTGAGAAGACTACTGAAAATAGACCGGATTTAATGGAGAAAAAACTTTCTGAAGATGAAGAATTTAAAAAAATGTATATTAAATTAATGAAGAAAAAGAATAAATAA
- a CDS encoding gamma carbonic anhydrase family protein — MIYQLGDRKPEITGEVFIAESADIIGDVELHDGVNVWFGAVIRGDVEKITIGKNSNVQDNATVHTDFGLPCIVGENVTVGHNAILHSCEIGDNVIVGMGSTILNGAKIAPNCMIGAGALVTHKIPYEEGVLILGSPAKVVRKLTEEEKEHIKKNGQHYVENGKLYAKELKKI, encoded by the coding sequence ATGATTTATCAGCTTGGAGATAGAAAGCCTGAAATTACAGGTGAAGTTTTTATTGCAGAAAGTGCAGATATAATAGGTGATGTAGAACTTCATGACGGTGTAAATGTATGGTTTGGTGCAGTTATAAGAGGAGATGTGGAGAAAATAACAATAGGTAAAAACAGCAATGTACAGGATAATGCTACTGTACATACAGATTTTGGACTTCCATGTATAGTTGGAGAAAATGTGACGGTAGGTCATAATGCCATACTCCATAGCTGTGAAATAGGAGATAATGTCATTGTTGGAATGGGAAGTACAATCTTAAATGGAGCAAAAATAGCACCTAACTGCATGATAGGAGCGGGAGCTCTTGTAACACATAAAATTCCTTATGAGGAGGGAGTTCTTATTTTAGGAAGTCCAGCTAAAGTTGTAAGAAAACTGACTGAAGAAGAAAAAGAACATATAAAGAAAAATGGACAGCATTATGTGGAAAATGGGAAATTGTATGCGAAAGAACTAAAGAAAATATAA
- the rlmB gene encoding 23S rRNA (guanosine(2251)-2'-O)-methyltransferase RlmB, which produces MEKIIGINPVLEILRSDKTVEKIEVYKGIKKDTIKEILNLASKRNIKIFYTDRRTENSQGVVALVSEFDYYVDLADFLGKILSKDKSIVVILDQIQDPRNFGAIIRSAECFGADGIVIQDRNNVKVTETVVKSSTGAIEHVDIVKVTNISDTIDRFKKYGYKVYGAEADGENFYYEEDYPDKVCLVLGSEGNGMRKKVKEHCDKIVKIHLKGHINSLNVSVAGGIILAEMAK; this is translated from the coding sequence ATGGAAAAAATTATAGGGATAAATCCAGTTCTGGAGATATTAAGATCAGATAAGACAGTAGAAAAGATAGAAGTGTATAAAGGGATAAAAAAAGACACAATAAAAGAAATTTTAAATTTAGCAAGTAAAAGAAACATAAAAATATTTTATACAGACAGAAGAACTGAAAACTCTCAAGGAGTAGTTGCATTAGTTTCAGAGTTTGACTATTATGTGGATTTAGCTGATTTTCTTGGGAAAATACTTTCAAAGGACAAGTCAATAGTAGTAATTTTAGATCAGATACAGGATCCAAGAAATTTTGGAGCAATAATAAGAAGTGCTGAATGTTTCGGGGCTGACGGAATTGTAATTCAGGACAGAAACAATGTAAAGGTTACTGAAACAGTTGTAAAATCATCAACTGGAGCAATAGAACATGTTGATATTGTAAAGGTTACAAATATTTCAGATACAATTGACAGATTTAAGAAATATGGATACAAAGTTTATGGAGCGGAAGCTGACGGGGAAAACTTCTATTATGAGGAAGATTATCCTGATAAAGTCTGCCTTGTTCTTGGAAGTGAAGGAAACGGAATGAGGAAGAAAGTTAAGGAACACTGTGACAAAATAGTAAAGATACACCTTAAAGGTCATATAAATTCTCTGAATGTATCAGTTGCTGGTGGAATAATATTGGCTGAAATGGCGAAGTAG